The Blastomonas fulva genome contains a region encoding:
- a CDS encoding SPOR domain-containing protein: MAHSTKFSRTRLMLATALLAMGTATPALADVKAGVDAWERGEFDKAVTEWRDPAAKGDPDAQFNLGQAYKLGRGVPMDLKLAESWYKKAADRGHIQAADNYGLVLFQDNRRDEAMPYIRASSARGEPRAQYVLGTAMFNGDIAEKDWVRAYALMTRASAQGLPQASRSLATMDKYIPLADRTKGTQLAAQLEREATAERQKLAGAAAGLGIDPATGATSSAKPVMAAAGPTAAPNRRKPGSSSTIQTTSLPPSNVNGSVIPAIPSSPTGTAASAGVDFATMGAPSGSTSAPAPRATAPASMPAQAPARAPVAAPVAAASAAPAVAASGDWRIQLGAFSDEGRARGLWSGLERQNAALSGLQPYLVKAGAVTRLQAGPFATQAAAKKACDSVAKSGQACFAVKK; this comes from the coding sequence ATGGCACATTCCACAAAATTTTCGCGCACCCGCCTGATGCTGGCGACCGCCCTGCTGGCGATGGGGACGGCGACGCCCGCGCTCGCCGACGTCAAGGCCGGGGTCGATGCGTGGGAGCGCGGCGAATTCGACAAGGCCGTCACCGAATGGCGCGATCCCGCAGCCAAGGGCGACCCCGATGCCCAGTTCAACCTGGGCCAGGCGTACAAATTGGGCCGCGGCGTGCCGATGGACCTGAAGCTCGCCGAAAGCTGGTACAAGAAGGCCGCCGATCGCGGTCATATCCAGGCAGCGGACAATTACGGCCTGGTGCTGTTTCAGGACAACCGCCGCGACGAGGCGATGCCCTATATCCGCGCCTCATCCGCCAGGGGTGAGCCCCGCGCGCAATATGTTCTGGGTACCGCGATGTTCAACGGCGATATCGCCGAGAAGGACTGGGTGCGCGCCTATGCGCTGATGACCCGCGCTTCGGCGCAGGGCCTGCCCCAGGCCTCGCGCAGCCTGGCAACGATGGACAAGTACATCCCGCTTGCCGATCGCACCAAGGGCACGCAGCTTGCAGCCCAGCTTGAGCGCGAAGCCACAGCCGAGCGTCAGAAGCTCGCGGGCGCCGCTGCCGGGCTCGGCATCGATCCCGCCACTGGAGCCACCTCGAGCGCAAAACCGGTGATGGCAGCAGCGGGCCCGACCGCCGCGCCAAACCGGCGCAAGCCCGGATCGAGCTCGACCATCCAGACCACCAGCCTGCCGCCCTCCAATGTCAACGGCTCGGTGATCCCTGCCATCCCCTCCAGCCCGACCGGCACGGCTGCCAGCGCGGGCGTGGACTTCGCAACCATGGGTGCGCCTTCGGGCTCGACCTCGGCCCCGGCGCCGCGGGCCACCGCACCGGCCTCGATGCCAGCCCAGGCGCCCGCCAGGGCACCGGTTGCCGCTCCTGTTGCTGCCGCAAGCGCCGCGCCTGCCGTCGCCGCGAGCGGTGACTGGCGTATCCAGCTTGGCGCGTTCAGCGACGAAGGCCGCGCACGTGGCCTGTGGTCCGGCCTCGAACGCCAGAACGCCGCGCTCAGCGGATTGCAGCCCTATCTGGTCAAGGCCGGCGCGGTCACCCGGCTGCAGGCAGGCCCCTTCGCCACCCAGGCCGCCGCGAAAAAGGCCTGCGACAGCGTCGCGAAATCCGGCCAGGCCTGCTTTGCAGTGAAGAAATAG
- a CDS encoding ParA family protein — protein sequence MRVLALASQKGGSGKTTLSGHLAVQAQLAGDGPVVLIDIDPQGSLADWWNEREPEYPAFAQTTVARLPADLSILRQQGFKLAVIDTPPAITMAIQSVISVAELIVVPTRPSPHDLRAVGATVDLCERAGKPLIFVVNAATPKARITSEAAVALSQHGTVAPTTLHHRTDFAASMIDGRTVMEVDPNGKSAAEVRALWTYISDRLEKNFRRTVFAVPNAPVIPGAIRPMGGFGRRVAGS from the coding sequence GTGCGCGTACTCGCTTTGGCATCTCAAAAAGGAGGATCCGGCAAGACGACCTTGTCGGGTCATCTCGCCGTGCAGGCGCAGCTGGCAGGCGATGGCCCGGTGGTGCTGATCGATATCGATCCGCAAGGTTCGCTGGCCGACTGGTGGAACGAGCGCGAGCCCGAATATCCGGCATTCGCGCAGACCACCGTGGCGCGCCTTCCCGCTGACCTCTCGATCCTGCGCCAGCAGGGGTTCAAGCTCGCGGTCATCGATACTCCGCCTGCGATCACCATGGCGATCCAGTCGGTGATCTCGGTCGCCGAGCTGATCGTGGTGCCGACCCGGCCCAGCCCGCACGATTTGCGCGCCGTGGGCGCGACCGTCGATCTTTGCGAGCGTGCGGGCAAGCCGCTGATCTTCGTCGTCAACGCCGCCACGCCCAAGGCCCGGATCACGTCCGAGGCCGCCGTCGCGCTGTCGCAGCACGGCACCGTCGCGCCGACGACGCTGCACCACCGCACCGATTTTGCCGCCTCGATGATCGACGGCCGCACCGTGATGGAGGTCGATCCCAACGGCAAGTCCGCCGCCGAGGTGCGCGCGCTGTGGACCTATATCTCCGACCGGCTCGAGAAGAACTTCCGCCGCACGGTTTTTGCCGTGCCCAATGCACCCGTGATCCCCGGTGCCATCCGCCCGATGGGTGGCTTCGGTCGCCGCGTGGCGGGATCGTAA
- a CDS encoding SPOR domain-containing protein translates to MNRALMLKLAASTILVGSVLVSCSASSGGGRPQSLSSNAQKALDAGKPEKALAKAEAAVALDPRNADLRTMLAQAYLANGRFSSARQSLDDALALGDQSARTVISLALMHVAEGRGQAAQALLREHRDSIPASDYGLAMALAGDTALGVDVLSDQIRSGDSSSKVRQNLAFAYALDGRWREAQLMVGQDLDPKVAQERITEWARMAHPQAHVQRVASVLGVSPVEFDPGQPVQLALSATPSMAQTATEIGQQAMAQAAPAAGPIELPPVQDSPMALAGVEAAPASVYADAAPVVVAAAEPAEQPRAMLAPLMVVREIVQPLPGNYRTKAIRKTRDGRVVQVAARTPIVEQESPVRAAAPTVVAAKVVAPKAAQSPAVFQKASFAPVSGGAFAVQLGVFSNPANANRAWAGYSAKHKDLASFSKAAVPANVGGRTLHRLTANGFADEKSARAMCAQVRSAGGECIIARAVPAKPGGTQIAARR, encoded by the coding sequence ATGAACAGGGCACTGATGCTGAAACTGGCCGCATCGACCATTCTGGTCGGCAGCGTGCTGGTAAGCTGCTCGGCAAGCTCTGGCGGCGGCCGTCCGCAAAGCCTGTCCAGCAACGCCCAGAAGGCGCTTGACGCCGGCAAGCCCGAAAAGGCGCTGGCCAAGGCGGAAGCTGCCGTCGCGCTCGATCCCCGCAACGCCGATCTGCGCACGATGCTGGCGCAGGCCTATCTTGCCAACGGTCGGTTTTCCTCGGCGCGCCAGAGCCTTGACGATGCACTCGCGCTGGGCGACCAGAGCGCGCGCACGGTGATCAGCCTGGCGCTGATGCATGTTGCCGAAGGTCGCGGCCAGGCGGCGCAGGCGTTGCTGCGCGAACATCGTGATAGCATTCCCGCCAGCGATTATGGCCTGGCGATGGCACTGGCCGGAGACACCGCGCTCGGCGTCGACGTGCTCTCCGACCAGATCCGCAGCGGCGATAGCTCTTCCAAGGTCCGCCAGAACCTCGCTTTTGCCTATGCCCTTGATGGCCGCTGGCGCGAGGCGCAGCTGATGGTCGGACAGGATCTCGACCCCAAGGTCGCGCAGGAGCGCATCACCGAATGGGCGCGCATGGCGCACCCGCAGGCGCATGTTCAGCGCGTCGCATCGGTGCTGGGCGTTAGCCCGGTCGAATTTGACCCCGGTCAGCCGGTGCAGCTGGCGCTCTCCGCCACGCCGTCGATGGCGCAGACCGCAACCGAGATCGGCCAGCAGGCGATGGCGCAGGCTGCGCCCGCTGCCGGTCCGATCGAACTTCCCCCGGTTCAGGACAGCCCAATGGCGCTGGCTGGCGTCGAGGCCGCACCCGCGTCCGTCTATGCCGATGCCGCGCCGGTCGTTGTGGCCGCTGCCGAACCTGCAGAACAGCCGCGCGCCATGCTGGCACCGCTGATGGTGGTGCGCGAGATCGTGCAGCCGCTCCCGGGCAATTACCGCACCAAAGCGATCCGCAAGACGCGCGACGGCAGGGTCGTTCAAGTCGCCGCGCGCACACCGATCGTCGAGCAGGAGAGCCCCGTTCGCGCGGCTGCGCCAACGGTGGTCGCTGCCAAGGTTGTGGCTCCCAAAGCCGCCCAATCGCCTGCAGTCTTCCAGAAGGCCAGCTTCGCTCCGGTCAGCGGCGGCGCGTTTGCGGTGCAACTCGGCGTGTTCTCGAATCCGGCCAACGCCAATCGTGCCTGGGCTGGCTACAGCGCCAAGCACAAGGATCTGGCCTCGTTCTCCAAGGCTGCCGTGCCCGCCAATGTCGGCGGTCGCACCCTGCACCGTCTGACGGCCAACGGCTTTGCCGACGAAAAGAGCGCCCGTGCCATGTGCGCACAGGTCCGCTCTGCAGGGGGCGAGTGCATCATCGCCCGCGCGGTCCCGGCCAAGCCCGGCGGCACGCAGATTGCTGCACGCCGCTGA
- a CDS encoding isopenicillin N synthase family dioxygenase has protein sequence MIQLPILSLTDEPAELARKLGDSFSTYGFAMIKDHGLDPALVKQGWEKTEQFFALPTEEKRRYYDAEAGGQRGYTPFGTEIAKDAKAHDLKEFWHVGREIDPASPIAHTMPSNVWPERPEGFRETFEPLFAEFDRVGNIILSRIAVYLGLDKDWFLPAVHEGNSILRLLHYPPMDAAQGEEGAIRAGAHEDINLITLLLGAEEGGLEVLARDGSWIDMRPPEGALVVNVGDMLQRLTNHALPSTTHRVRNPAGDRAKYSRYSMPFFLHLRSDFPIRTLEGCISAETPNRYPEPILADDYLHQRLVEIGLVKA, from the coding sequence ATGATACAACTGCCCATTCTCTCGCTCACCGATGAACCCGCCGAACTGGCGCGCAAGCTGGGCGACAGCTTTTCGACCTATGGCTTTGCGATGATCAAGGATCACGGGCTGGATCCGGCGCTGGTCAAGCAGGGCTGGGAGAAGACCGAGCAGTTCTTTGCGCTGCCGACCGAGGAAAAGCGCCGCTATTATGACGCCGAGGCCGGCGGCCAGCGCGGCTATACACCGTTCGGTACCGAAATCGCAAAGGACGCCAAGGCGCACGATCTCAAGGAATTCTGGCATGTCGGGCGCGAGATCGACCCCGCCAGCCCGATCGCGCACACCATGCCCAGCAATGTCTGGCCAGAGCGTCCCGAGGGTTTTCGCGAGACCTTCGAACCGCTGTTTGCCGAGTTCGACCGGGTGGGCAACATCATCCTGTCGCGAATCGCGGTGTATCTGGGGCTCGACAAGGACTGGTTCCTGCCCGCGGTGCACGAGGGCAATTCGATCCTGCGGCTGCTGCATTATCCGCCGATGGACGCTGCGCAGGGCGAAGAAGGCGCGATTCGCGCGGGCGCGCACGAGGACATCAACCTGATCACGCTGCTGCTGGGCGCTGAAGAAGGCGGCCTGGAAGTGCTGGCACGCGACGGATCATGGATCGACATGCGTCCGCCCGAAGGCGCGCTGGTGGTCAATGTCGGCGACATGCTGCAGCGGCTGACTAACCACGCCCTGCCCTCGACCACGCACCGCGTGCGCAACCCTGCGGGCGACCGGGCGAAGTACAGCCGCTATTCGATGCCGTTCTTCCTCCACCTGCGCTCGGACTTTCCGATCCGCACGCTCGAAGGCTGCATCAGCGCAGAAACGCCCAATCGTTACCCCGAGCCGATCCTGGCGGACGACTATCTGCACCAGCGGCTGGTGGAAATCGGGCTGGTGAAGGCCTGA
- a CDS encoding EVE domain-containing protein, which produces MTQYWLMKSEPDEYGWADLVKAGEGTWDGVRNAQASNNLKAMRAGDLALFYHSRTGLEAVGVMEVSAEAFPDPKDDTGRWVAVKVKPVYPLKKPVPLKVMKARPALADMAMLRQSRLSVAAITPDEWAEIMGMAGNAPSTTA; this is translated from the coding sequence ATGACCCAATATTGGCTGATGAAATCGGAACCCGACGAATATGGCTGGGCCGATCTGGTAAAGGCAGGCGAGGGCACCTGGGACGGGGTGCGCAACGCACAGGCCTCCAACAATCTCAAGGCCATGCGGGCAGGAGACCTGGCGCTGTTCTATCACTCGCGCACCGGGCTCGAGGCGGTCGGGGTGATGGAAGTCAGCGCCGAAGCCTTTCCCGATCCCAAGGACGACACCGGACGCTGGGTCGCAGTGAAGGTGAAACCGGTGTACCCGCTCAAAAAACCGGTGCCGCTCAAGGTGATGAAAGCGCGGCCCGCGCTCGCTGACATGGCCATGCTGCGCCAGTCGCGGCTGTCGGTGGCAGCGATCACGCCGGACGAGTGGGCGGAAATCATGGGCATGGCAGGGAACGCCCCTTCCACCACCGCGTAA
- a CDS encoding CsbD family protein gives MGEFKDKAAGVGNDLAGKAKEGIGRATDNPELVAEGEAQQLKGDAQKLKGDVKGAFGDKI, from the coding sequence ATGGGTGAATTCAAGGACAAAGCCGCAGGCGTTGGCAATGATCTGGCCGGCAAGGCCAAGGAAGGCATTGGCCGCGCAACCGACAACCCCGAACTGGTCGCCGAAGGCGAAGCTCAGCAGCTCAAGGGCGATGCCCAGAAGCTCAAGGGCGACGTCAAGGGCGCGTTCGGCGACAAGATCTGA
- a CDS encoding thiamine pyrophosphate-binding protein, with translation MTSISRTGGRILVDQLVAQGCDRIFTVPGESFLAVLDALHDVPAIETIVCRQEGGVTFMACADGAMTGRPGVAFVTRGPGATNASIGVHVAMQDSKPMVLFIGDVDRGMRDREGFQEVDFQAMFAPLCKWAARIDDAARIPEYVARAFSVAISGRPGPVVLALPEDMLKDVAEVADRPHVTRPAQPVCPNGFAVLMEMLGGAKAPIAIIGGADWSPSARANFQEFAERIGLPVACAFRQQDAFDNASPVWAGNLGYGPNPKLVARVKAADLILAVGARLGEATTDGYTLITPEHPGQLLVHVHPDPNELGRVYRTDLPLCADMDEFAEAAALWDSEAWDGDAVRFDTGEQAHAEWLAWSDPQPTGVLLDLGQCVRAMRDAMPADTVICNGAGNFSGWWHRYWHYGEKPSQLAPTAGAMGYGVPAAVAAALRLRDRKVVAIAGDGDFLMNGQELATAVQYDADLLVIVVDNGAYGTIRMHQEREYPARLSATTLKNPDFAALARAYGGWAATVERTEEFAPALGEALAQPGLKLLHLKTDIEAIAASGATVSGLRNR, from the coding sequence ATGACCAGCATCTCCCGCACCGGTGGCCGGATTCTCGTCGATCAACTGGTCGCGCAAGGGTGCGACCGCATCTTCACCGTGCCCGGCGAGAGCTTTCTCGCGGTGCTCGATGCGCTCCACGATGTGCCCGCGATCGAAACGATCGTGTGCCGCCAGGAGGGCGGCGTCACCTTCATGGCGTGCGCGGATGGCGCGATGACCGGGCGGCCCGGAGTCGCCTTTGTCACGCGCGGGCCCGGCGCGACCAATGCCAGCATCGGCGTGCATGTGGCCATGCAGGACAGCAAGCCGATGGTGCTGTTCATCGGCGATGTCGATCGGGGAATGCGCGACCGCGAGGGCTTTCAGGAGGTCGATTTCCAGGCCATGTTCGCGCCGCTTTGCAAATGGGCAGCGCGAATCGACGATGCGGCGCGCATCCCCGAATACGTCGCCCGCGCCTTTTCGGTCGCGATTTCGGGACGCCCGGGCCCTGTGGTGCTCGCGCTGCCCGAGGACATGCTCAAGGACGTGGCCGAAGTCGCCGACCGTCCGCACGTCACCCGCCCCGCGCAGCCGGTATGCCCCAACGGCTTTGCGGTGCTGATGGAGATGCTTGGCGGCGCAAAGGCGCCGATCGCGATCATCGGTGGCGCGGACTGGAGCCCCTCGGCGCGCGCGAACTTCCAGGAGTTCGCCGAGCGGATCGGTCTGCCGGTGGCCTGCGCCTTCCGCCAGCAGGACGCGTTCGACAACGCCTCGCCCGTCTGGGCGGGCAATCTGGGCTATGGGCCTAACCCGAAGCTGGTGGCGCGGGTTAAGGCCGCCGACCTGATCCTCGCGGTCGGTGCGCGGCTGGGCGAGGCGACCACCGATGGCTATACGCTGATCACTCCTGAACATCCCGGCCAGCTGCTGGTCCACGTCCATCCCGACCCCAACGAGCTGGGCCGCGTCTACCGTACCGATTTGCCGCTGTGCGCCGACATGGACGAGTTCGCCGAGGCGGCGGCGTTGTGGGACTCAGAAGCGTGGGATGGGGACGCGGTGCGCTTCGATACCGGCGAGCAGGCGCATGCCGAATGGCTCGCCTGGTCGGATCCGCAACCGACCGGCGTGCTGCTGGACCTCGGCCAGTGCGTGCGCGCGATGCGCGATGCGATGCCCGCCGACACGGTGATCTGCAACGGCGCGGGCAATTTTTCGGGCTGGTGGCACCGCTATTGGCATTATGGCGAAAAGCCCTCGCAATTGGCACCGACCGCGGGGGCGATGGGCTATGGCGTGCCCGCCGCCGTCGCCGCCGCGCTGCGCCTCCGTGACCGCAAGGTCGTCGCGATCGCCGGCGATGGCGATTTCCTCATGAACGGGCAGGAGCTGGCAACCGCGGTCCAATACGACGCCGATCTGCTGGTGATCGTGGTCGACAATGGCGCCTATGGCACCATCCGCATGCATCAGGAGCGCGAATATCCCGCGCGGCTGTCGGCAACGACGCTCAAAAACCCTGACTTCGCTGCGCTCGCCCGCGCTTATGGCGGCTGGGCGGCGACGGTGGAGCGCACAGAAGAGTTCGCGCCTGCGCTGGGCGAGGCGCTGGCGCAACCGGGGTTGAAGTTGCTGCACCTGAAGACCGACATCGAGGCAATCGCCGCGAGCGGTGCGACGGTGAGCGGGTTGCGGAACCGATAA
- a CDS encoding DUF481 domain-containing protein — MTTTRAALSVLAVILAAAQPLAAQAPDGITKLIDTALRSGDKAGLDVVLRYAKQAHPQAAEAIDAQVAAFRTDSSTQTAPPPPAATVVVAEAAVPVAPVVAASAQPAEETAHAQTKWSGEGELGAFTTTGNAPGMGLAAGLKLTAEGEDWRVGLLGRADYQETSDVVVREQYRFSVEPNYKFNERGYVYGLGQYEQDRFQGFHARYSISGGVGYSFLTGDNAKLSVKAGPAWRFTQLTTGMDESVVAGLASVDIKLKLTPTISLSEAASAYVDEQRSTLFSVAALDSQLIGKLKARLSYTVQYESTPALGRAPTDTTSRLTLVYGF; from the coding sequence ATGACCACCACCCGCGCCGCGCTGAGCGTGCTCGCCGTGATTCTTGCAGCTGCCCAGCCGCTCGCCGCGCAGGCGCCCGATGGAATTACCAAGCTGATCGACACCGCCCTGCGTTCGGGCGACAAGGCCGGGCTCGATGTGGTGCTGCGCTATGCCAAGCAGGCGCATCCACAAGCCGCAGAAGCGATCGACGCACAGGTCGCCGCGTTCCGCACCGATTCCTCGACGCAAACGGCCCCGCCCCCTCCCGCCGCGACGGTGGTGGTGGCCGAGGCTGCCGTCCCGGTGGCTCCTGTGGTTGCGGCATCTGCTCAGCCAGCCGAGGAAACGGCGCACGCGCAGACCAAATGGTCGGGCGAAGGCGAGCTGGGCGCGTTCACCACCACCGGCAATGCTCCAGGCATGGGGCTTGCTGCGGGGCTCAAGCTCACTGCTGAGGGCGAGGACTGGCGCGTCGGCCTGCTCGGGCGGGCGGATTACCAGGAAACCAGCGATGTCGTGGTGCGCGAACAATATCGCTTCAGCGTCGAGCCCAACTACAAGTTCAACGAGCGCGGCTATGTCTATGGCCTCGGCCAATACGAGCAGGACCGTTTCCAGGGCTTTCACGCACGCTATTCGATTTCAGGCGGGGTGGGTTACAGCTTCCTCACCGGCGACAATGCCAAGCTCAGCGTCAAGGCTGGGCCCGCCTGGCGGTTTACGCAGCTTACCACGGGGATGGACGAATCGGTCGTCGCGGGTCTCGCCTCGGTCGATATCAAGCTCAAGCTGACCCCGACGATCAGTCTTTCGGAAGCCGCCAGCGCCTATGTCGACGAGCAACGCAGCACGCTGTTTTCGGTCGCCGCGCTCGACAGCCAGCTGATCGGCAAGCTGAAGGCGCGCCTGTCCTATACCGTGCAGTATGAATCGACCCCCGCGCTGGGCCGTGCCCCGACCGACACCACCAGCCGGTTGACGCTGGTCTACGGTTTCTAG
- a CDS encoding RNA pyrophosphohydrolase: MSEFDSLPYRPCAGIMLVNNDGKVFVGQRLDSSADAWQMPQGGIDPGEEPEQAAYRELGEETGIAAHLVEVIARSRDEHLYDLPADLMGKMWGGKYRGQRQFWFLMRFMGTDADINIETDHQEFRSWKWTSAETLEGLIVPFKRRLYRAVVEEFRPLI; encoded by the coding sequence ATGAGTGAATTTGACAGTCTCCCCTATCGTCCCTGCGCGGGAATCATGCTGGTCAACAACGACGGCAAGGTGTTCGTCGGCCAGCGGCTGGATAGCAGCGCCGACGCCTGGCAGATGCCGCAGGGCGGTATCGATCCCGGCGAGGAGCCCGAACAGGCGGCCTATCGCGAACTGGGCGAGGAAACCGGCATCGCGGCGCATCTGGTCGAGGTGATCGCCCGCTCGCGCGACGAGCATCTCTATGATCTTCCTGCCGATCTGATGGGCAAGATGTGGGGTGGCAAATATCGCGGCCAGCGCCAGTTCTGGTTCCTGATGCGCTTCATGGGCACCGATGCCGACATCAACATTGAAACCGACCACCAGGAATTCCGCAGCTGGAAATGGACCTCGGCGGAGACGCTGGAGGGACTGATCGTGCCTTTCAAGCGACGGTTGTACCGCGCGGTGGTGGAAGAGTTCCGCCCGCTGATCTAG
- a CDS encoding alpha/beta hydrolase — protein sequence MSDTIELQRDADATTGPFVRPDVAMLLAMLSAAGAPPMNEMTPADARDAYRMMRFVADAEPTELAIVRDLTCPGPGGEIRLRYYDARETRAAGPVIMFFHGGGFVIGDLDTHHPYCTELAAEVDLPVIAVDYRLAPEHPFPAATDDCEAAARWLADNGKTLGLDITGLVFTGDSAGGNLTIVTSQALIANPASVPVIAQAPLYPVVDSTQTGGSFTDFAEGYLLTADTMNWFGTAYAATPGDARNDCINGDIASLPPTLLVTAGLDPLRDQGRDFAARAVKAGVDVTYMEMRGTIHGFICLRKGAPSAQEDCDAIFRGMKAMLKL from the coding sequence ATGAGCGACACCATCGAACTGCAACGTGATGCCGACGCGACAACAGGCCCGTTCGTGCGGCCCGATGTTGCGATGCTGCTGGCGATGCTGTCGGCTGCAGGCGCGCCGCCGATGAACGAGATGACCCCCGCCGATGCGCGCGATGCCTATCGCATGATGCGCTTCGTCGCCGATGCCGAGCCGACCGAACTTGCCATCGTGCGCGACCTCACTTGCCCCGGCCCCGGCGGCGAGATCCGCCTGCGCTATTACGATGCGCGCGAAACCCGCGCGGCGGGCCCGGTTATCATGTTCTTCCACGGCGGCGGATTCGTGATCGGCGATCTGGACACGCACCATCCCTATTGCACCGAACTGGCCGCCGAGGTGGACCTGCCGGTGATCGCCGTCGACTATCGCCTCGCGCCCGAACACCCCTTCCCCGCCGCCACGGACGATTGCGAAGCCGCGGCACGCTGGCTCGCGGACAACGGCAAGACGCTGGGGCTCGACATCACCGGACTTGTCTTCACCGGAGACAGCGCGGGCGGAAACCTGACGATCGTCACCTCCCAGGCGCTGATCGCCAATCCGGCATCGGTCCCGGTGATCGCACAGGCACCGCTCTATCCGGTCGTCGATTCGACGCAGACCGGCGGGTCGTTCACCGACTTTGCCGAGGGCTATCTGCTCACCGCCGACACGATGAACTGGTTCGGGACCGCCTATGCCGCGACTCCCGGCGATGCCCGCAACGATTGCATCAATGGCGATATCGCCAGCCTGCCGCCAACGCTGCTGGTCACCGCTGGGCTCGACCCCTTGCGCGACCAGGGCCGCGATTTCGCCGCGCGCGCGGTGAAGGCCGGGGTCGATGTGACCTATATGGAGATGCGCGGCACGATCCACGGCTTCATCTGCCTGCGCAAGGGCGCACCCAGCGCGCAGGAGGATTGCGACGCGATTTTCCGCGGCATGAAAGCGATGCTCAAGCTGTGA